The DNA region AGACGACGTCTGACGTCATGCAGCCCCGCAGCCAATCCGCTTCGGCAGCCGGCTCGGAAGGCCCGGCTGGGGAGATTCCGGATTCGATCACGCGGGTACAAAACGGCCCAATCGCCGGCCGTGGGGACTCGGCCAACCAATCGGGGCGCAGCAGTCTCGGTCTCCGGACGCGCTATCTCGGTTTTCCCGCGAAACTCGGCGGCCGAGTGTGGGGCTTTTGGTTTCTCTGGGTCTGTGGAGCTCCGGGTGGGAGAGGTGAGATCGAGGGTCGTGGGAGCCAGCCCACGGCGGGTGTGTTGACATTTCATTTGGGGGTGCAGTGGAGTGTGGCAAGGGTTTTTCCTGGGAACACTGGGGTGGGACCCCGGGCTGGCGTGGGAGAGCCAGGGTCACACCCGATACCCCGACTTGAAGCCGGGAGCCCCCTGCCCCTCATTCGAAGGCGAGGACACAGGCGCGCGGTCCCCCACCCTGCTCTGACTCTCTGTTCCCGCGCCAGGTGCAGTCATGTCGGGCTTCGACGACCCTGGCATTTTCTACAGCGACAGTTTCGGGGGGGACCCTGGGGCCGATGAGGGGCAGGCCCGCAAGTCGCAGCTGCAGAGGCGCTTCAAGGAGTTCCTGCGGCAGTACCGAGTGGGCACCGACCGTACCGGATTCACCTTCAAATACAGGTGTGGGGGCTGGAGGGGTGGCTGGAGGAAAGGCGCACCTGCAAATCACTCTGTTCCTGGAGCTGGGATAACGGGCCATGTTTGGCCACATCTTTTCATTCAGACTCTTTTAGTGTCGTAGAGCCCAGGTGGGGAAACGTGAAGGAAGCATGTGAAGGGGCCTGTCCTGGTTCTTGGGGATTTGGGGTCCAGCAGGTGCTTTTCCCACTCACTGTTCCCTCCCCCCCCCATCCCCATGGCGTACAGTTTTGCATGGGGTTAACTTTTGAGTAAGTCACATGTTGAGTGAACCAACAACAAGCCAGCTGGAGCCAGGTGGACAGAGATGGCCCTTGGTTCTTTATCCTGGTGTTGTTCACTGTTCATATGCTTTTACTGTCTTTCTAGATGATATCTGTGATATCCTGTGGTAAACTCAAGTTCTCTATAGGTGTGAAAGGTGAGGGCAGTAGAAATGAgtcacttcattcatttattcagtcttGCAGCTTATATTGACTGAGCATCTGCTGCATGTCAGATACTGTCCCAGATGCCAGGCTATACAGCTCAGAGCAAGATGGGCAAAGTCCCTGCTCCTTGGTTCTTTTTACAAACCTGGGGCATGTCAAACCGTTGTAGGCTCTGCTCCTTTCCTTGAGACCTTAAAATACAGAGAACATATATTTGTTAAAGTCAGGCTCAAGACTGGACCTGACTAGTTATTAGCTGAGTAACTTTTCTGAGTGATAATCTTGCTAGGCTTCAGTTTTCTGTAAAGTAGATATgctcattctttcttccatttattcaggtgaCTTTGTAAGGTGACTTACAAAGGTGACTTTGATTACCTGCTGTGTGCTAGACCCTGAGATCCAAAAATGGTAATTGCCCTTGTGAAGCTCATAAATCAGTAAGGCGAGGCCTAGAGACCAGTGAGGTAATAATTACATCAAAGGAGAAATGTAGAAGGCAGAAGAGTTAAGGGAGGCTTCTAGAGGACCTGAACGTTGAGTTGACTTTTGGCAGAAGGAAGAGTTTCAGGTGTGGAAAGCATTCCAAGTAGGAGCAGTTTCCTGGGCAGAGGAATGGGGTGGCCTGTTTTGGTAGGGGACTCACAGTGGCCCCTAGACATAGTGAAAGAGGAAAGGGACCTGAGATGAGACTGGGAACAGGCTGTTACTAGATCAGTGGTCTCCAAAATGTGTTCTTAGAATACCTCCAGTGGGGTGTTGTATAAGGACTTTGGCAGTTGACAAAACAGACTAGGTCCCTGCTGGGTCAGATCTTCCCAGTTTGAGGAGTGTGTGTTGTTAGTCTCCGGGAGTGAGTTAAAGGCTCTGAGGAGTCCTTCAGTGAAAGAACTGGTTTGCAGCGAGTGTTTCCCAAACTGACCTGTGTGTGCACAGAACCCTTTCTTTGCACGTCTGTTAATACCTTCCAGTTGCTCGTGAACTGATTACTTGgaatttctttggagaaacacTCCTGTTGGCATTGGGAGCCTTTGTAGGATTAAATAATAGAATGACCTGGAATGAGATGTGAGTTTGGAAAGAGGAGTAGTGTGTCAATGGCTACAATGTGGGGAGATTCTGGTGCACAGGTGTACCTCAGCCAGTCTTGGTCTTCTCTCTGTTTctatccccaccccactccaccgaCCTTGCCCACCTACCCACTCCAGGGATGAACTCAAACGGCATTACAACCTTGGGGAATACTGGATTGAGGTGGAGATGGAGGATCTGGCAAGCTTTGATGAGGACCTGGCCGACTACCTGTATAAGCAGCCAGCTGAGCACTTACAACTGGTGAGTAGGTCTCCATCCCTGAGCGCTTCCCCCCACCACTGAAACTTGCCCTGCCTCCAGCCACTAACCACCTGTCCCCTGTCTTCTCTCCAGCTAGAGGAAGCTGCCAAGGAGGTAGCCGATGAAGTGACCCGGCCCCGGCCCACTGGAGAGGAGGTGCTCCAGGACATCCAGGTCATGCTGAAGTCAGATGCCAGCCCATCCAGTATTCGCAGCCTCAAGGTGGGTCTGCCTTGAGGCCGGTCCAAGGCTGATGGCAGCTGCTGCATGGCGGAGAGGGGCTTCACATACAGGCTGTATTGGGTGCAGCTttgtgaccctgagcaagtcaCAACCTTTCTGAGCCTGTTTGCTTCTTTGTAAAAAGCAACTCATTGGACAGAAGTTTTCTGAGCTTCTTCAGGGGGTAAAACTTTGACTCAGGTCCTAGAGAAACATGATGAACTAAACTGACGAACTCTTGACCTCAAAGAATTAATATTCAGTGGGAAAATAGTAGGTTGGCTGGGAGTTTGTTTAACTTTTCAAACATTAATATGTTTAGAGACTAGCCTAAAGAATCCCTACATACTTATCACCCAGTTCAGTAATTAGCAACTGATAGCCAGTCTTGGGACTGTTTTGAAGCAACTTCCATGAATTGTGTAATTTCATCTGAAACTTTTGGTGTGCctatctagaaaaaaaaagagtcattttCACACTTAAAAATTAACATTACTGCCTTATTTGGAGTAAGAATGGTCATAAGATGGGCAAATTTAGATAGAAGTGACTTGTCCCGAGTCTCTAAGCAGATTTTGGCAGAGCTTGAACTGGAACGTGGGTCCCCTGCCTCCAAGGCTAGTACTCTCTAGTACTGTGTGGGTCATGGAACGCTACCATTGGAGCTTGAATTTGGTCCTCATGACATCTGCCCCTTTGTAGCGAAATGTGCTACCTCCCTGCATTGTGCTGTGAGATCCTTAAAAGCAGGGGCCAAACTCTGCAAGGAGGATTGTTGCTCTCTTCCACTACACtgtacaagccattcaggggtgaaagactccccgacaatgtggggcatgactcctgggaatgagtctggctctggcactgtgggatgcgATCGACAGCGCCTTCCTGACTGAAAAGGGGGGTGTGGCCAGGGGGGTAAGTGTAATAAGGCGTCAGGGaccaagaaaaatcaaatgaagtCAATAgtctgttctggaggctgcttttaGTAAGCTTCAGCAGGATagtgttaattgccatggtttgttaaACAGCTATCAGTAtccactcctgttgactcttaagagcacctagggctcaaattgagaatctataaaggtttcatgcgctaggtttgccttcctggaacatataattcccagagggttcatAGGTCAGAtagatcctgaaacccagagggtccagcctctccaagattatcagttaatcacatccccctatcctttagtgttgacatcccttctcagcatgaaaaaatcagaagggcattccccaaagatccctatagattgggaaagggattaaaggagaaggaagagatataacagagaaaatgggatttaacaaacaagtgtggctgctgaatcactatattaatattccttccagcTTCCAGTGTTTGGtaacagctagaagggaaaatctgagaggatgaaatggtagcccatgacaaattctaggatctgttctataactgcttgttgacatgtactttgaaaattactgcttttttctttctttgctttgtatttatgttattatacaatgaaaaaaagttttgttttgttttttgccacGCCTGACGCTCCTGCACGTCCATTGCAGCTTGGCTGTGGATGGATGCCTTGAAAACTGTTTTTCTGCTGAACAGAATAGctgtcctccccacccctcctcccccagctccaTGCCTATCTCCCCCGTTCCTCACCCTGGACATTTCCCAACACATTTCAGGTCTCCCCCAGCTCCCTTTAACCAACACCCCTCTGTGGTCCTGTTGCAGTCCGACCTGATGTCACACCTGGTGAAGATCCCTGGTATCATCATCGCAGCCTCTGCGGTCCGTGCCAAGGCCACCCGTATCTCCATCCAGTGCCGCAGCTGCCGCAACACCATCACCAACATCGCCATGCGCCCCGGCCTGGAGGGCTACGCCCTGCCCCGGAAGTGTAACACGTAAGTGGGTCACCTATAGCCTGCAAGGCCAGGAGGGTCTCAGGGCTTGGTGTGTAGCTGCTTATTAAAGACCCCTGGGGAGGGCTGGGCAGATAGGATTAGCCTTTCTCAATAAATGGAAGTGCCATCTTTCCAGGGGTACAGGCCCCAATTTTTGGTGTCataatatttctccattttatatCTGAACCATCAGGAAATCCTTTGGTCTCTGCCTTGAAGTATGCATTCAGACCATTTCTTCCCTACCTTTGGCATGTTCTATACTATTTCCCCATCTCTTGTCACCTGGATCTATGTAGGAGCCTCTCCTGAGCCCCTCACGCCCACCCTTGTCCCCCAGTCACCTCTCCACCCAGCAGCCTGCGTGACTCTTTTGAAATGTAAGCAATTCATTCGGTTCCCAGCTCACTCAGAGTGAAGTCCTGCTGCGGCCTGCTCCCAGTTCCCTCTGGCACTTCCTCCCTTCTCATCCCCCTCTACCCGCCCCAGGAAGCTGCGTCTTGCTGTCCAGAAACACTAAGGTTACCCCATCTTGGGACCTTTTTAGAACTTGCCATTTCCTCTGCCCAGAACACTCTTTCAGCCTTCCACACACTCTGTTCTGACTTCCTTCAGGTTTCTTCTCAACTGTCACCTCATTGGAGGTGTCTCCCCTTGCgctttttgttttacatttggcACACGCATACCTGGCCGCTCTTCCTCTCATGTGCCTACTTCTTTTCACACACCTTGCGCTACTTGTTACGTTATGTAGCtgtttgctggtttgtttgtttgtctccaCTGATTAGACTTTAAGCTCCATACAAGCAGagacattttttttactttttaattatttttaaaaatttatttttagtgccttaaaacaacctgaattttttattttttggttctggagatcagaagtccaaaatccatttCACCGGATTAAAGTCAGTGTACTGCAGGGCtgcttccttctggaggctccaaAGGGAGAATCCGTTTCCAGGCAGTTCACTTTCTAGTGGTTCCCGGTATTCTTTGGTTTGGGCCCCTTccttttcaaagcacatttctcCAATATCTTTAGGCAGGGAGTTTTTGTTCATGGCTGTGCCCCTgcatctagcacagtgcctggcatgtggcaGGTGCTTTGCTTTGATGTTTGCTAGTTGATTTTGCTATAATGTTGAGTTTTGAGCAGAATGGTACAGAGAAGTAGAGCTGCCTAGAATCTCATTGGAAGAGTTCTTGGGATTTGAGTCGGGGGTTGCTAAGGTTGTTGACAATCTAGCTCCTGGAGCACAAAGGTCTGTGAGGGAACTGGGTAGTGACTTGCCTTCCATTGCCTGGCAAACTAACTGGAGAGGCGGGCCTCAGTCAGTTCTTAGATTCCTAATTGGTTCTTGGCCTCACTTTTGGCCTGTTCCTAACACCTTCTGGTGATAACTCACATTGCTGCTGGTCTCGCCTTGTGACTCATGGGATGGATGAGCCCCAGCTCTTGGGGTACCTCTGGTGACCAGCTCCTGCCCCTCTCCTCTTCATGCAGAGATCAGGCTGGTCGCCCCAAGTGCCCACTGGACCCCTACTTCATCATGCCTGACAAATGCAAGTGTGTGGACTTCCAGACCCTGAAGCTCCAGGAATTGCCTGATGCGGTGCCCCATGGCGAGATGCCCAGACACATGCAACTCTATTGCGACAGGTGAGGTGCAAGGGCTTGGAAGTGGGCATCAAGTGTTGCATGTCCCTGCACCTTACAGCAGGTGCTGGGCATGGATCGTGTGCATTGTCTGGAGCATGGTGAGTGGGCAGGGGACAAAGGGAAGAAGATGGTGGCTGCAGGGCAGTTGCTCTGGGCTTACCACTTCTTTTAggtttcatttctgattttccccATGACTTGGGTAGGGCATGGcagcccccattttacagaaaaggaaatgtaacTTTGGAAGTTAACTAGCTTAATGGAGGAGCTGGGCTTTGAACCTACATCTGTTGCTTTCCAAAGCCCATATTCTTCCTAGGAGCATCTCCCCAGCCCTCTTAGAACTGAGAGGTTCAGAAAAATGTTCTAACATGCCCAGGGCGGCAAAGCTAGAAAATCAGCTACTGGAAAAGCCTATTTCCAGCCGAGTACCTCAACTCCCCCTGGGACTTACCATTAAAATTCTGCCTTGGGTTTGCTAAGCAAGTTGGAGAGAGGTTATAGggagctgggcctgggcctgcCCCTTTGGTTATTGGGAAGAAGCTTTAGAGAGCCTTCATGAGGCTTCTTAACCTGGGCTTCAGATGCTCTGAAGTTGCATGTGAATGTTCTGTATGTGAAATACAGATATTTATTTGTAggtgtaaatatttatatttctataaattacatctatataatatataaatataacttcCATCAGTGACAGTAGAGTGTGTAGAAGTCAGACTCTTGAGCATGTTACGTGAGTTtgatgagcctcagtttccccatcagtaGAATGGGGGCAATGACAGTCCTTAACTCTCTCATAGGAATGCTGTGAGATTTAAGTTGGAAAATGCATGTCAAATGCTTGGCACAATTCCTGGCCTAAATTAAGTAATTAGTGTATATTTAGATTATTCTCCAAGGGGCATGTATACGTAAGCTAAAAAGCTTAAGTTGGAGGATATAGAAGAGAGGAGTCGGAAGCTCATAGAATGTTGAAGAGGACATCAGTGGTCCTTTATGAGGTGTGACTCTGCTTTAGAAACAACTTTTATATCTATTGTCTTGCAGGATGCCATGATAGTTGAGGCAGGCCTCACCTGACCTCTCACTTTATCATCCCCATAAAGAAACAGGCTCAGAGTGATTTCTTTGAGGCCACACAGCTGCAGAGTGACAGTACAGATTCAGGTCCAAGTCCCCTCCACATCAACTTGGCTCTGGTTAGAAGAGATTTAGAGACTTTCTTGTTCCAATATCTTactttaaagagaaaatgaaagcccAGAGGCAGAAGTATTTGGCTAAAATCATGGATCCTGAAAGAGGCAGAAATGGGGAGTACCTGTACAAGGAGGCTGGGAGGGAATAGAGGAAGGCCCCACCTTAAGCTGGCAAAAGGGAGTCATGTGGCGAGTCTTAACAGCAGAGGTGATGGGGATGGGGCTTCTGAAGGGCTGGCTGGGCCAGCCCCATACTTGAAGGCAGAGAGGGCCAGGCTGCCACCTGCCTTCCTGCTTGGCTGCCGCCCAACTGGGGCTTATCAGCCCCTCCAAGCAGCTGAGTCATCTAAGCATGGGCTGGGCTATGAGGAGGGAGAGATGGACCATTCTGTGGGCCTCAGAGGGGTGGCGTGGGATGGCACCACCTCCATTTTGATGCCTTTGGTGGAAATGCCAAGGTGGACTGTGAATGAGAGGAATGGATGGGCCGGGACTTGCTCCCCCTGGGATCtcaccttttcttcttcctcccctGTCCTCTGCTCTCAGATACCTGTGTGACAAGGTCGTCCCTGGGAACAGGGTCACCATCATGGGCATCTATTCCATTAAGAAGTTTGGCCTGACTTCCAGCAGAGGCCGCGACAGGGTGGGCGTGGGTATCCGGAGCTCCTACATCCGTGTCCTGGGCATCCAGGTGGACACAGATGGCTCTGGTGAGTTGGCTTGGGGTCTTGGTTTGGCCTTGCCAAAAGTCTGTGTTTGCACACCTCTGGACAGGTGGCTCATTACCTCGTGAGGTAGCCCAGGACGTCCTTGTAGTTCTCATACTGTTAGAATGTCCATTTTTACATTAAGTAAAACCTTGTAACTGTAGAGCATCAAGTTTTTGGTCCCAATTGTGGCCCCAGATCTCAGGGTACTTGCCTAAATGTGTGGCTGAAGGACTGAGGACTATGCTTCTCTATCACCAGGAGAAGTGAAATGCACAGGGCTGGgcaggctgtggtggctcagcagagtcTCACCtgtcatactggagacctgggttcgatttccagtgcctgcctcaGCAAAAAAGAAATGCACAGGTGCTCCTTGCAAGGAGGAGTTTAGATCTAGTTGTAGAAATAAGACAGCTGTGAACAGCTGGGGGACAATTGATATGGGATGCTGGATTGTGTGATTCCAAACAGGTGCTGAAACTTCAAGGTCAGAGAAGGCAAGAGTGGCTGGAGACTTGTGGGGAGGCTCCCTTGCAGAGCTGTGTGTAGACTGGGCTCTGAAAGCTGGCAGAATGTGGAGGATATTCCAGGCGGGATAGGAATGGCTTGAGCTGGTGAAGCCCCTGGGGTACTACATGAGTGCAGGGATGAGTGGGCTGAGCCACGTAAAGGACCTCGAGTGCTCAGTTGAAGAGCCTCTTTAACGTGAGGGCAGTGGGGAGCTGCTGCAAGGGTTTTCAGGTTTTCAGAGTGCAGGGTCCTCCAGGACAAAGTCTCTGGTCCTCTATTTATACAGTCCCTAGGTGAGCTCATCTCGgctcacaattttaaaaaacatcccTATGCAGTTTGCAGATTTCTATCTCTAACCTATTGTCTCTCCATACTCCAGACTTTTATATACAGCTGTTGACTCCACATGCCCATTTCTATGTCTAAAAGGCACCTCAGCTGTAGCATCTCTAGAGCCAAGGCCTTTACCATCTGCCCTCTCAGATTGGCTCCTCCTGTCTTCCCATCTCAGCTAGTGGCAACTTGTTGTCTttgcttcctctcttttctcATACCCCACATTTAGCTTGTccttaaaccttaccttctccaCCTTCAGAGTATTTCTGGATCTGCTCACCCCTTCTGCCCTGGTCCACCCCCTGTCAGCTCTCCCTGATTGACAGGCCTCTTCACTGGTCTCCTGGACTCCATCATACCCCTGCATCCTCTTCTCTGCATGACAGCCATCAGCATCATGTCCCTCCTTGGCTGAAATGGCTTTCTGTCCCTTGGTAAAGTGAAGGCTTTCCGGTGCTCCCCCAGGGCCCGCCTGATCTGACCTTCTGATACCttggacccccacccccaaacccccaAACCTGCTTCCCCTCACTCATGGACGATGGAGCATACCAGCCCCACTCATGGGGAATAAGGAACTAGAGGTCGATGGGTagaagtggggtgggggtagggaggtggGGTCTGTCTCTGTCTTTACTCAGGCTGAGGCTTGTGCTGTCCTGATTGAGGGCTAGGCCGAGACGGGGGAGTGGACAGGAGGAGGACCCTTCCTgtggcacacatgcacacacacccccacccaccacccacactTCTCTTCCTGTCCAGGCCGCAGCTTTGCCGGTGCTGTGACCccacaggaggaggaggagttccGCCGCCTGGCCACCCTGCCCAATGTCTATGAGGTCATCTCCAAGAGCATCGCCCCCTCCATCTTTGGAGGCACAGACATGAAGAAGGCCATTGCCTGCCTGCTCTTTGGAGGCTCCCGAAAAAGGTAGGGCATCAGGGCCTACTGACCACTGGGGTTTGGGAGAGGGCTAGTGGCTGGCCTTGAGGACAGCAGCCAGGACTGGCATGCTCTCTCCATTCTCCCTGTCACCTTCAGCCCTGCCTCCGACTCCCACATTCCTTCCTCAGCTCCCACTTTGCTTCCAGTGGAGGGGTGGGGGCCAATCTGTGCACCTCTCTCTGAAGAGAGCCCCGACCCTGACTGGGTGGGGGGATCTGGTAAGAGCAGTGGGGAGAACACTAGGCTGAGTCAGGAGACCCAGGATTAATTCTCCATTCTGCTCCTCATTCACTGTGACCTCAGGGAGATGCTCCCTGTCTGACCCTGAGGTTCCACCTGAATAAAATAGGTGTAAAAACCTGATAGCCAGAAGCCATCAGGTGCtcttttgaaatgataaaataatagaaacatgGAAATGACAGTCCTAACGTTATTAATAAGTAGCATTAGTAGATTAGGAGATCGCCTGGCTATTAATAAGTAGCCAGGCAATCTCCTAAGTCTTGATGTATCTGAAACACAGCCAGTCCTCTCAGCAGCCCTGTGAGAAGGATCCTCTTCTGCACATCTTATAGATGAGAATATTGAGATGTAAAAAGCTAAAGGAATTTGCTGACAGTCACTTGGGTGGAGCCAGGAGCGGGCCCTCTCGGGGCCCTTCTCCAAAACTGTACAGTCCGCTGTTGGCTCTTTTCTTCCCAGCTAAGAGGGATGTCTAACAAATGCTTATTTTGTGTACGTGAACATAGTTTAAGTGTCATTTCCTTTGACCCTGACCTGTTCCCTGGGaggcaggcattttccttctttaggcCAGGCTTCCTGTGGCTAGGGAACCCCAGAGCTAGGCGTGGACATGGGCCACAGGCCAGAGCCCCTGCTACTGTCCCTGCCTTCCTGCCTGCTCCGTGGCCCTGGACAGATTGGGTGGACTGCTAGCCACTCTTCTGGCCACCAGCTGAGTACCCACCTTCAGACTCTCACCTGGTCCCTCCGACCACCTTCCCCAGGCTCCCTGATGGACTCACTCGCCGTGGAGATATCAACCTGCTGATGCTGGGGGACCCTGGGACGGCCAAGTCCCAGCTGCTGAAGTTTGTGGAGAAATGTTCTCCCATCGGGGTGAGTGGCCTGTGATAGCCCTTCTCTCCCCTTTGGCCACCCCAGCAAGGAAGGAGAATGAGGCCCTGCGTCCTGTACACCCTTGGTGGGCCAGGTCTCCCAGAATTTCCTCCTCATTCCTCTTTGCTGAGGTCAGGATGCAGGAACACTGAACCAAGAGTTAGGATGGAGTTTATCAGCCTGGCCAGGAATTAACTGTGAACCTCAAACAAGTCATGTAAtctccctgaacctcagtttacccatctgcTAAAGGGTAGTATTGATGACAGTAGTAACTCAGACCATGGGCTGGGCCTGTTGTAAGTGCTTCCTGTGTGTTTACTCAGTCCTCACCTCACTAGTACCCCATctcatggatgaggaaactgaggcacagaatagTTAGGTACCTTGCCCAAAGTCATTTAACCAGTAAGTGCGAAAACAGGAATCTAACACCAAATGTCTGCTAATTGTGTCCTCTGGGGCCTCATAAGCGGGTCTTGAAGGGTCAGCAGAGGGAGAAGAGCCCACCTTTGCCATGTGGTGGGGTTATGCTGGCAGAAGGTGTGGTGTTTGACTGTGAAGTATGCCAGGTTTTCTATGCCAACACCATCTAAtgggaataaaaagaaacaagtattttaatatattttgtttaacccaatataacaaaaatatctcaacttgtaattctgtataaagTATAAAGAGGCATTTTGCAACATTTTTTAGTGCTAAGTCTTTGTAGTCACATGCGCTTT from Tamandua tetradactyla isolate mTamTet1 chromosome 7, mTamTet1.pri, whole genome shotgun sequence includes:
- the MCM5 gene encoding DNA replication licensing factor MCM5 isoform X1; translated protein: MSGFDDPGIFYSDSFGGDPGADEGQARKSQLQRRFKEFLRQYRVGTDRTGFTFKYRDELKRHYNLGEYWIEVEMEDLASFDEDLADYLYKQPAEHLQLLEEAAKEVADEVTRPRPTGEEVLQDIQVMLKSDASPSSIRSLKSDLMSHLVKIPGIIIAASAVRAKATRISIQCRSCRNTITNIAMRPGLEGYALPRKCNTDQAGRPKCPLDPYFIMPDKCKCVDFQTLKLQELPDAVPHGEMPRHMQLYCDRYLCDKVVPGNRVTIMGIYSIKKFGLTSSRGRDRVGVGIRSSYIRVLGIQVDTDGSGRSFAGAVTPQEEEEFRRLATLPNVYEVISKSIAPSIFGGTDMKKAIACLLFGGSRKRLPDGLTRRGDINLLMLGDPGTAKSQLLKFVEKCSPIGVYTSGKGSSAAGLTASVMRDPSSRNFIMEGGAMVLADGGVVCIDEFDKMREDDRVAIHEAMEQQTISIAKAGITTTLNSRCSVLAAANSVFGRWDETKGEDNIDFMPTILSRFDMIFIVKDEHNEERDVMLAKHVITLHVSALTQTQAVEGEIDLAKLKKFIAYCRLKCGPRLSAEAAEKLKNRYIIMRSGARQHERDSERRSSIPITVRQLEAIVRIAEALSKMKLQPFATEADVEEALRLFQVSTLDAALSGTLSGVEGFTSQEDQEMLSRIEKQLKRRFAIGSQVSEHSIIQDFTKQKYPEHAIHKVLQLMLRRGELQHRMQRKVLYRLK